GCGATCGCGGACGGCGCGGGAACCGGAGCGGATGCCGGCGCAGCCGCCGGCTCGGTCTCGGCCGCGCTCTGCGCGGTGTCGTCGGCGGGGGTTTCGGGAGTGGAGTCTGCTGCTGCAGTCACGGGATGCACCTCATCGCGGCTGAGCCGCCTGCGGGGGAATGGACGGCTCCCAAGCCTAGTATGCGGCGCGGTCCGGGCAACGGGCGGGAGTTCGCGCCCGCCGCCTCACTGCGTCGCGGTGGGGGTCGGCGACGGTGCCGGGGTCTCGGTCGGGACCGGTGTGGACGTCGGGGCGGGGCTGACCGAGCTCGTGGGGCTCGGCGCAGGTGCGCCAGGACCGGCGAGGAAGTAGGCGGTCTGTCCACCGATCACGGCGAGGATCAGCAGCCCGCCGCCGATGCCCGCGATGAGGTTGTCCCGCGTGCGTCGCCGGGCCACACCGTCGTGGAAGGCCTGCCGGGCTTGGTAGACCCGAGCACGTTCCCGCGCCTGCGCCGTATCGCGCTGCTTGCCGCCGCTGGCCACCGGGCCTCCTCGATGCCCGGTCGCTGCCGGGGCTGGTCGATCTTACGGTGCGCTCCGGGGGCCACCCAAATGCGGGGCGAGCGCGGACCTCGCCTGACGGGCCGCCGCGTCCGGGGCCGCGGGTAGCCTGGATCCGTGACTCCGACCGCACTGTTCCAGGGGCAGACGCCGCTCGCAGTGCGCATGCGACCCACGTCGCTCGACGAGGTCGCCGGCCAATCGCACCTGCTTCGCCCGGGTTCCCCCCTGGTCCTGCTCGCCCGTCCCGACGTCTCCACCGGCGCCGCGACCTCCGTCATCCTGTGGGGTCCGCCCGGCACGGGAAAGACCACTCTCGCGCAGGCCATCGCACGATCCTCCGGTCGCCGCTTCGTGGAGCTGTCCGCAGTCACCGCCGGTGTCAAGGACGTCCGCGAGGTCATGCAGGAGGCGCTGACCCAACGCGATCTCTACGATCACTCCACGATCCTCTTCCTGGACGAGATCCACCGGTTCACCAAAGCCCAGCAGGACGCGCTGCTGCCCGGGGTGGAAAACGGCTGGATCGTGCTGATCGCGGCGACCACCGAGAATCCGTCGTTCTCGGTCATCTCGCCGCTGCTCTCGCGGTCGCTGCTGCTCACCCTCCAGTCGCTGACCGATGACGACCTCGGGCTCCTGATCGACCGAGCCGTCGCGGACTCCCGCGGACTCGGGGGCTCGGTCACGCTCGATGCCGATGCGCGCGCGGCGCTCGTCCGACTCGCCTCCGGCGATGCGCGTCGCGCGCTGACCG
This portion of the Microbacterium pygmaeum genome encodes:
- a CDS encoding dioxygenase; translated protein: MASGGKQRDTAQARERARVYQARQAFHDGVARRRTRDNLIAGIGGGLLILAVIGGQTAYFLAGPGAPAPSPTSSVSPAPTSTPVPTETPAPSPTPTATQ